The proteins below are encoded in one region of Puntigrus tetrazona isolate hp1 chromosome 5, ASM1883169v1, whole genome shotgun sequence:
- the ier5l gene encoding immediate early response gene 5-like protein has protein sequence MINTMECAVDAQSLISISLRKIHNSRTQRGGIKLHKNLLVSYVLRNARQVYMNEKYAEIYRMQQYEEVMTVCNEIQELNPLDLVEDCEEQTGDCCGSATESASLCGALLPVGHQAPSAQHIQPGSACSVPLALQSEEVCKAPDPSFYRSCCAEAYPVSNCDFSPVSSMHCNKTTVLDLDTHVVTTVENGYLHQDCCASLQQCCQGAQSPAKKRKLDFGYYVSEIEEVPDFTPCKRAKFEDSSYASTEPLDTSNISNLISIFGSGFTGLVSRQADLEQALNGQFCSKQALASLGAWTRAIVAF, from the coding sequence ATGATCAACACCATGGAGTGTGCGGTGGATGCACAAAGTCTCATTTCGATATCTTTACGGAAAATCCACAACTCCCGCACGCAGAGAGGAGGAATCAAGCTGCACAAAAACCTGCTGGTCTCCTATGTGCTGAGGAACGCCAGGCAGGTCTACATGAACGAGAAGTACGCCGAAATCTACAGAATGCAGCAGTACGAGGAGGTGATGACCGTCTGCAACGAGATCCAGGAGCTGAACCCTCTCGATCTGGTGGAGGACTGCGAGGAGCAGACGGGGGACTGCTGCGGCAGCGCGACCGAGTCGGCGAGCCTCTGCGGTGCGCTCCTGCCCGTCGGTCACCAGGCTCCTTCGGCGCAGCACATCCAGCCCGGCAGCGCCTGCTCGGTGCCCCTAGCTCTCCAAAGCGAGGAGGTCTGCAAAGCGCCGGACCCCTCGTTCTACCGCAGCTGCTGCGCGGAAGCCTACCCCGTGTCCAACTGTGACTTTTCGCCGGTAAGCAGCATGCACTGCAACAAAACCACAGTGCTCGATTTGGACACGCACGTCGTTACCACGGTAGAGAACGGGTATTTGCATCAGGACTGCTGCGCTTCGCTCCAGCAGTGCTGCCAGGGCGCGCAGAGCCCGGCCAAGAAACGCAAGCTTGACTTTGGGTACTACGTGTCCGAGATCGAGGAGGTACCGGATTTTACGCCGTGCAAGAGAGCGAAATTCGAGGACTCTTCATACGCGAGCACGGAGCCCTTGGACACGTCGAACATTTCCAACCTCATCTCGATCTTCGGCTCGGGGTTCACGGGACTGGTGAGCAGACAGGCGGACTTGGAGCAAGCCTTAAACGGACAGTTCTGTAGCAAACAAGCCCTGGCGAGTTTAGGGGCTTGGACGAGAGCTATTGTAGCCTTTTGA